Within Flavobacterium pisciphilum, the genomic segment CCTTTAAGTAATTTGGTAACAACTGAGGAAGCAGTAAGCCCTGCAGCAATTTATCGTTACGATCAATACATATCTGCTACCATATCTGCGGCAACCGCTCCAGGAGTCAGTCTTGCAGAAGGAATAGAGGAAATCAAAAAAATAAAAAGTGAAGTATTGAATGAAAGCTTCAAAACTTCTTTGGCTGGTCAATCTCGCGATTATCAAGAAAGCCAAGGTAATATTGGCTTCACCCTTATCCTTGCACTAGTACTTATTTACATGATTCTTGCCGCTCAGTTTGGAAGTCTTCGCGATCCATTAACTATTATGCTTACCGTACCAATGGCTATTACTGGAGCCTTACTTAGTCTGTACTGGTTTGGTCAGAGTTTAAATGTATTCAGTCAGATTGGTATTATTACTCTCGTAGGATTAATTACCAAAAACGGGATACTAATTGTTGAATTTGCCAACCACTTAAAAGAATCTGGACTATCAAGATACGATGCGGCTATACAGGCTGCCGAGCAACGTTTCCGTCCTATTTTAATGACATCACTGGCAATGATATTCGGAGCATTACCGATTGCCCTTACAGTAAACAGTCGCCAGTCATTAGGGATTGTGATTGCAGGAGGATTAGTCTTTTCTGGAATACTTACCCTGTTTATCATACCAGCAGTTTACTCCTATCTATCAAGCACAAAACCTGAAAAGATTGTTGTAGAAGAAGATAATGAAGAGACAAATTAGCTGATGAAATCACCACGGCGGACTAAATTCCAAAAAAAGATACAGATGAAAAAGAATATTTTATATATAATTATGTTACTGTTGCTGATAGGCACCAGTAACCCATTGCATGCCCAAAAAGCACTGTCTCTTACCGATGCATTAGAAATGGCTAAGCAAGGTAATAAAACGATACAGATACAGACGCTAGAAGAAATACATTCTCGCGAATTAACTCGCGAAACAAAGGGTGGTTTATTACCAAACATTTCAGCAAACGCAGCCTATTCTCACTACTTCGACAAGCAACAAATATTCCTACCCGGTTCATTTGCCGGTACCAATAAAGCAGTGCAGGATGTAGCTGTAGGCGGGAGAAATACCTATAACGGATTCCTTTCGTTAAACCAACCTATTTATGCACCAGGGCTACATCGCTTAACAAAAGCAGCATTAATCAATGAAAAGATCGAAAATGAAAAAACTGCTAAACTAAAAAGTCAAGTGGCGCTTCTGGTTTCTACTAAATATTTTGATATACTGATGATGAATCAACAGCTTAATTTACTGAAACAAAGTCTACAGCGAAATATTAGGGCACTAAATGACTCCAGATCATTATTTGCACAAGGGAGAGGTCTGAAAGCGGATACTTTAAGAAGTTTTATTGCTGTAGAAAATCTAAAATCTTCGGTTTCCTATTTAAATAACAACATAGACGTTTCTAGCATTGAGCTCAAAAGACTCATTGGAATGGAAGAACCTGAAGAAATAAAACTAAGTGACAATCTTGACTTTGATAGTAAAGCAAATCAAAGTGAATTTTACAAAGTTGATGAAGCTTTGAAAATCGCTGAGACAAACCGTAATGACTTAAATATTCAAGAACTAACTATTGATTTTCAGCAAAAAAAGCTGCAAGCTGCCAAGGCTGAATTATTACCTCAGCTTTCATTAATAGGACAATATCAGTTACAAGCGCAGGCAGATAATATGAATTTAGATAATTATACATGGCCAAGAACCTCTTACTTAGGTTTACAGCTTTCGGTACCTATTTTTAATGGCAATCGCAGCAACTCTCAAATTAATCAAGAGAATATCAAGGTGCAACAAGAAAAAATACGTTTAATTGATTTAAAAGATGAAATCAAAACGGAACTGGCTATTATTATAAGCAAATGGAAAGAAGCACTTACGCAATTGGATATTCATCAAACAACGGTAAAATCAGCTGAATTAAACTACCAAATGATAGAAGACCGTTTCAAAAATGGTCTAAGTTCAAGACTTGAATTAACAGATGCTGAATTGGCATTGACACAATCCAAGATAAACTACCTGAACGCAGTACATAACCTGCGAGTACTCCATGTTGAACTACAACACGCTCTTGGTCTTTTAAAATAATACAGTCATCACAATCAGATAAAAACAAAGCTTGTACAGCTATTTTTTTTACAGTAAATATTACAAATTAAACAAATAATAACGCAATAAAATGAAGTAGCGATTGCTCAATTTTGCATTGATCATTTAACAAATAAAATTATAAAAAGATGGAAAACAATAATCAAAACCTACATTTCAAGACTAACATCAATTGCAGTTCATGTGTAACAAAAGTAACTCCTTTTCTTGATACTGCTGAAGGTATTTGCCATTGGGATGTTGATACTACTGTAAGAGAAAAAGTGCTTACTGTAAAATCAGAAGGAATTACTGAACAGGAAATTATAGAAGCAGTACTGAAAGCAGGTTTTAAAATAGAGCCTTATGCCCTAAAAGTAGAATAAATTATTATTTAAAAAGAGTATAAAACTATTTCTAACAACTTCCAATTTAAACATAAAAACCCCAGTAGATACTGGGGTTTTTATTCTTATCTATAATTATAACCTCTCTATATCAAGACGCTCTAATTCTTTCAAAAAATTCTATTCTTTATGATAAGGGCATTTTGAATCCAAGATAGAATATTCTGCTTTATCATTATCATTATGTCTTTTGATACCTTTAAATTGCTCTTCTATTAAAATTCTCTGTTCAGCAGGAACATCTTCGATTTTACGGAGCGTATTAACCTGTATGTGAGGCCAACTTGTAGTACCTCCATCATCTCCAAAATTAAACTCAAAAAACACAATTTGTTCGTATTGCAGTTGAAGAACTTTCTTATTTAAAACCTTGTCATGCACTCTTTGAACACTCATGTTCATATTCATTTCAACAGTTGGCACAAAACGATTCACAAAAGGCACATTTAATATCCCTCCTTGTGCTCCAGTTTTGTTTTTAGATGACATCTTAATTGACATATATTCATCTATTTCCTCCCCTTGTATAGAATCTCTTAATCTTAAATCAGGACGCACTGAATATGGATATAATTGATGAGCAAGTATTCGCTGTGTATAAATTTTATTTTCACGAGGATCATTAGCATGAGTTAATTTTTCATGTACCCATTTTGGCGCTGGATCATCCAGATTAATTGGACCATCATGCCTTGTATCTGCACCTCCCATAGTTGGTGAAATAGAAAGATGATCAAAATCCCAAGCTTCAATACCTTTAGGGAATTCTGGAGCTCCCTCAATTACATATTTGCCTTTTTTGGGTACAAGATCGCCTAATAAATTAATAGTACTTCCATGAGGAATTACACCACTACGCGAAATAGAATAATCAGGAATAAAATATGGCCCATCTAAGCCAAATCCTGGTTTTAGCTCTTTAGCAGGAACTACCCCATAGTATTTTTGTCCTTCTTTTAATTGACTTATAGCTATGTACTCATACACATTTTGATCGTTTTTTATCTTAACAAGTGTTTCGTCTTTGTAATCTCCTTTAAATTTATACTTTTTTATATCTTCCTCAGATTGGGTAAGAATACCTCTATCCTCTTTAATAGATGCAGCTGTAGCGGCATGATTGTAAAGATCACTAAGCCAAAGATACATTCCGTTTTCCTCATGTATTGGCGTGTATTTTAAATCTTTTTGCCCCTTTATTGTATTCACGCTTTTAATACTTTGTTCGTATTTTACAGCTCCACAAAATTGTTCACTTACACCTCCACGATTACGTATACCACCAGGAACGAGAGAGAACGTTAACGCTTCGATATATTCTTCACATTCAAAACTATATTTTCCAGGAATGGTTCCTAAGTTTACACCTGGTGAAGGCATAATAGTGGTATGTATTCCTGTTCCTATACATCCTCGTTTTTTATCATTATCACTTTTATAACTAACCCAAGTTCCTTCTAATAGTTCTAAAACGCCATATTCAGCTTTATTCTCTTGAGCTTGTAGTGTTTCATCTGTAAAAGGTTTAATTTCATCATTTATGGTTAGCTTCCCATAATTTTTAAATTTTTCCCAAAGATCTAATGAACCAACTGCCTTAGCATAATACTTCTTTTCTACAATCTCTTCTTTTGGTTTAAGCATGATATATCTATTTTTTTTTAGTTACAAATTTGAGTATTCAATGTTGTCTTAAATTATATTTAAAATCCAATGCCTATTTCATTAAACCAACAAGTTGTTCTTTTGCTACATAGAGGCATACAATAATAAAGTAAAATTTGAAAAACCAACTAGGTGTTTTTACTCGTTTTATATCTTATATTTAACAGAGCAATTCTAAGATTGATTATCAAAAATGAATATGTTTATTTGAGCTTATCAAGTAAAAAATGTAGCTCTTGAAAATGGTATGCAAATTGTAGAGGCTTACTATCAAACTGAATCCCTATAATTTTAAAACACACAGATGAAAAAATTACTGATTATTATATTAGCTATAGGATGTATTTCTATTACCCAAGCACAAACCATAGAGTCTGGAAACCATAGTACAATTGGATATATTAAACCGAACGGTACTATCGAAAATAGCAACCATTCTACAGTAGGTTATATTAAAAGTAATGGGACTATCGAAAATAGTAATCATTCTACAATTGGATATATCAAAAGCAATGGAACTATCGAAAATAGTAATCATTCTACAGTAGGTTATGTAAAAAGTAACGGGACTGTAGAGAATAGTAACCACTCAACTATTGGTTATATCAAAGGTGACGGAACTGTTGAAAACCGCAACCATAGTACAATCGGTTATGCAAGAGGTGTGAGCAAAGAATGGGCTGCTGTAGTTTATTTCTTTTTCAAGTTTGATTAAACCATTTTAATTCATCAGAATAAAACTTCAATTGAGAAATCAAAACATATACAACTTCAATTAACATAAATTATATAGGTAACGCCTGAAGGATAGTTTATGAATAACAATACCATTTAGCATTCTTCTTTTGAAGAATAACAAATGGCTAATGATAAACATTATTCTTAAATGCGACTGAGTCAGTACAATAGAACAACTCGTTTATTCTATAGTATTCCAACCTTTTTATTTAACTTAGCGCAACCGATTTTAAATGACAAAAAAACTGTCGTCAAAATAGAATTCGGTCTTTGTAACGCATTAAAAAAACAGCATAACTACTCATTATTTCAATGCATTACAAATATAAACTCACTAATAATTTAGTTAATTTTAAAAATTATGAACACATTTGATTTTGGCATTGTCGGACTCGGCGTAATGGGTCGTAACCTTCTTTTAAACATTGCCAGCCAAAAATTTGCTGCAGCAGGTTTAGATTTAGATACAGAAAAAGTCAATTCTTTACAACAGGAAGCTGATTCAGAGCACACACTAGAAGCAACAACTGACGTTAAACATTTTGTAGAACTTATCAAACGTCCGAGAGCAATTATGCTTTTGGTACCTGCTGGTAAGCCTGTCGATAGCGCAATTCAAAGCCTTTTACCTCATCTGGATGAAGGCGATATTATAATAGATGGTGGAAACACCTATTTCACTGATACTGATAGAAGATTCCTAGAATTATCTGCTAAAGGAATTCATTTCTTTGGTATGGGAATTTCTGGTGGAGAACAAGGAGCTAGGTTTGGTCCTAGTATGATGCCGGGAGGTGATAAAAAAGCGTACGAAAGACTTCGTCCTATTTTTGAAGCTATCGCTGCCAAAGTAGATGGAGAGCCATGTGTAGAATATTTAGGAAACGGATCAGCTGGTAACTATGTTAAGATGGTTCACAACGGAATTGAGTATGGAATCATGCAACTTATTTCTGAAGTTTATGACCTAATGAAACGTGGTTATAATCTGGATGAAGATACCATAGAAAAAACTTTTGAAGAGTGGAATCAAACAGATCTTAAGTCATTCCTAATTGAAATAACAGGGCATATACTTAAAGTAAAAGAACCAAATGGAGTGCGACTAATCAATCTTATATCTGATTGGGCAAAATCTAAAGGAACAGGAAAATGGACTTCTCAGAATGCTATGGATCTCCAAGTACCCGTTCCAACCATCGATGCTGCAGTAGTAATGCGTGATATGTCTAAAAGTAAACCAGAAAGAATTGAAGCGGCTACTAAATTAATTTGGAATGGTAAACAAACAACTGTAAATTCAGCTGAAGCTATAAGCGCTCTTAAAGATGCATTATACTTTTCTATCCTAATTACTTATGCACAAGGATTGGCACAACTTAAAACTGCTTCTAAAGAATATAACTATGAATTAAATTTAGAAACTGTTACAAAAATATGGCGTGGAGGGTGTATCATCCGTGCAGATGTTCTTGAAGATTTCAGAAAAGCATTTGCAACAAACCCTAATTTGCCTAACATCCTTTTAGATTCTGCTATCGCAGCAAAATTTAATGAAACCCAAGCTGGTATAAGAGAAGTTATCTCATTTGCTGTACAAAAAGGACTACCTGTAGCTGGGCTTATGAATTCATTAGCTTATTTTGATGCTTACCGATCTGAAAATCTTCCAACGAATATGATTCAGGCACAACGTGATTATTTTGGAGCTCATACATACGAACGCACTGATCTTCCGGGTACTTTTCATACCCAATGGAATGATTAAGAAACTTTAAGTGAAAAACAATGAATAATTTCAAAAATACTGACCCAACCATAATTGTTATTTTTGGGTCATCCGGTGACTTAGCAAAAAGAAAGCTTTTTCCAGCATTTCAAAATCTATTCCTTGATGGGCGTATGCCAGAAAAGTTTCAGATTATTGCACTAGGAAGAGCTGAAAAGAGTAATGAAGAATTTCGCAATTATGTAATTGAAAACTTAAAGAGTTTTTCAAGAAAAGGAGCGCTTTCAAACGAAGAAACTCAGAAATTCATCTCTCATATTACCTATTTGAGACATGATATCGATAAGGAAGAATCATATCAAGAATTAGAATCAAAATTAAATGGTATTGACGAGGCTTTTGGTGTGCGTGCCAATAGACTTTTTTACCTTTCTATAGCACCTTCATTCATCGCTACAATCTCAGGTAACATGAAAAAGTTACGTCTTGCAGCCAATGCTAAGCAAGACCGCATCATTATCGAAAAACCTTTTGGTTATGATAAAAGCTCTGCGATTGAACTTAATGAAATGCTCTCACAAACTTTTAAAGAAGAACAGATTTACCGTATTGATCACTATCTAGGTAAAGAAACTGTTCAGAATATCTTAGCATTCCGTTTCGGAAATTCGATGTTTGAACCATTATGGAGTCGTAACTTCATTGATTTTGTACAGATTACTGTAGCAGAAGAAGTGGGTGTTGAAGAGCGTGGTGGTTTTTATGAAGGAGTTGGTGCTTTAAAAGATATGATCCAAAATCACTTGCTACAAATTTTATGTATGACTGCTATGGAAGCTCCCGCTTCATTAGGAGCTGATGACATAAGAAACCGCAAAGCTGATGTATTAAAATCTATTCGACGTATAAAACCAGAAGAGGTAAATCACTACACCGTAAGAGGTCAATATGATGAAGGTTTTATAAAAGGAAATCCTGTTCCTGCTTATCGAAATGATAAAGGAATAGCTCCTGACTCAAATACGGAGACCTATGTAGCAATGAAAATTTATCTCGATAACTGGAGATGGCAAGGTGTTCCTTTTTATTTGCGTACTGGGAAAAGAATGCAAGAAAAACAATCATCGATTATCATTCAGTTTAAACCTGTACCTCATTCTTCTTTTTCTTATGACAATCAAGGGATGACTCCAAACAGGCTTATCATAAATATTCAACCTGCAATGGACATAAAGTTACAATTCATGACCAAAAAACCTGGTTTGTCACTTTCTTTACAACCTGCAGAAATGATTTTTGATTACTTCCAGTGCTCTACAATGTCACCAGAAGCATACGAAACGCTACTCTCTGATGCTTTGGCAGGAGACCCTACTCTATTCATGCGTTGGGATCAGGTTGAACAAGCTTGGGATGCTATCGATACAATTCAGGAAGTATGGAAAAACAATGCTCCTACCGATTTCCCTAATTACAAAGCAGGAAGCTGGGGACCTGAAGCTGCAGACGAGTTACTTGCTCGCCAAGGACACGCTTGGGTTGCTAACACACAAAATATTGTGAAATAAAAAGTTTAAAATGATACAGATATATAATACTATAGAAGCCATAAATAATAAAGCTGCAGACATTTTTGTAGCCGCTGCACAGAAGGCAATACTTGAAAAAGGGAGCTTTACAGCAGTACTTACAGGAGGATCTTCACCTGCAGGTATATACAGACTCTTAGCTTCTGCCGAGTATAAAACAAAAATTGACTGGAGTAAGGTTTTTATCTTTTGGGGTGATGAACGTTGGGTACCTCTTGAAGACGATCGCAGTAATGCAAAAATGTCTTTTGATACTCTTTTAAGTCATGTGCCTATTCCTGAAAAGAATGTATTTCCGATGTACAAAGATGGCGTTTCAGCAGAAGATTATGCAGTGACGTATGAAGAGTCAATTAGAACTGTTTTAGGTGCTGACGGAAAATTTGATCTTATTTTACTTGGTCTTGGAGATGACGGTCATACTGCCTCTCTTTTTCCGGGTGAAGCAGTTCTGGACGAACAAACAAAATGGGTAGCTGCTTACCGACTTGAATCTCAAAATATGCATCGTATTACTTTGACTGCGCCTTTAATAAATAAAGCAGAAAAGATAATCGTAGTTGCTTTTGGTGAGAAAAAGGCTCCTGCTTTGAAAGAAGTATTATACGGAGATTATAATCCTAATACTTATCCAATGCAATTGATTAAACCTGTTTCGGGTGAATTATTATTTTTAGTAGATAATAGCGCAGCAGGGATAAATGGTCAAAATGCAACTGAAGCTATTTTAGGCCTTTCATAAAAAATGGATAATCGCTGAAATAATGAATTATTGAGTTCAATAATTTCTTTTTAGCATTCCTCTCATAAAAAAGAGGCAGTTTCACAAGTGTTGAAACTGCCTCTTTTTATTTTTATATAAATTCCAATTAAGGTCTAATATTCAACTCTTAAGAAATGGGGCTTAGCAAATAATTAATTTGGGATTTTGCTAGGTGAAACACCAAATTTATTCTTGAAGGCTGTCGAGAAATGATTGTAGTGCTTGTAACCAACCTGACGTGCCACCTCGGCAACTGTCCAACCTGATGAATACGATAATAGCTGATAGGCTTCTTCCATTCTTTTATCTACTACA encodes:
- a CDS encoding TolC family protein; this encodes MKKNILYIIMLLLLIGTSNPLHAQKALSLTDALEMAKQGNKTIQIQTLEEIHSRELTRETKGGLLPNISANAAYSHYFDKQQIFLPGSFAGTNKAVQDVAVGGRNTYNGFLSLNQPIYAPGLHRLTKAALINEKIENEKTAKLKSQVALLVSTKYFDILMMNQQLNLLKQSLQRNIRALNDSRSLFAQGRGLKADTLRSFIAVENLKSSVSYLNNNIDVSSIELKRLIGMEEPEEIKLSDNLDFDSKANQSEFYKVDEALKIAETNRNDLNIQELTIDFQQKKLQAAKAELLPQLSLIGQYQLQAQADNMNLDNYTWPRTSYLGLQLSVPIFNGNRSNSQINQENIKVQQEKIRLIDLKDEIKTELAIIISKWKEALTQLDIHQTTVKSAELNYQMIEDRFKNGLSSRLELTDAELALTQSKINYLNAVHNLRVLHVELQHALGLLK
- a CDS encoding heavy-metal-associated domain-containing protein, which gives rise to MENNNQNLHFKTNINCSSCVTKVTPFLDTAEGICHWDVDTTVREKVLTVKSEGITEQEIIEAVLKAGFKIEPYALKVE
- a CDS encoding peroxidase, FMP-type gives rise to the protein MLKPKEEIVEKKYYAKAVGSLDLWEKFKNYGKLTINDEIKPFTDETLQAQENKAEYGVLELLEGTWVSYKSDNDKKRGCIGTGIHTTIMPSPGVNLGTIPGKYSFECEEYIEALTFSLVPGGIRNRGGVSEQFCGAVKYEQSIKSVNTIKGQKDLKYTPIHEENGMYLWLSDLYNHAATAASIKEDRGILTQSEEDIKKYKFKGDYKDETLVKIKNDQNVYEYIAISQLKEGQKYYGVVPAKELKPGFGLDGPYFIPDYSISRSGVIPHGSTINLLGDLVPKKGKYVIEGAPEFPKGIEAWDFDHLSISPTMGGADTRHDGPINLDDPAPKWVHEKLTHANDPRENKIYTQRILAHQLYPYSVRPDLRLRDSIQGEEIDEYMSIKMSSKNKTGAQGGILNVPFVNRFVPTVEMNMNMSVQRVHDKVLNKKVLQLQYEQIVFFEFNFGDDGGTTSWPHIQVNTLRKIEDVPAEQRILIEEQFKGIKRHNDNDKAEYSILDSKCPYHKE
- a CDS encoding 5-fold beta-flower protein, whose product is MKKLLIIILAIGCISITQAQTIESGNHSTIGYIKPNGTIENSNHSTVGYIKSNGTIENSNHSTIGYIKSNGTIENSNHSTVGYVKSNGTVENSNHSTIGYIKGDGTVENRNHSTIGYARGVSKEWAAVVYFFFKFD
- the gndA gene encoding NADP-dependent phosphogluconate dehydrogenase, translating into MNTFDFGIVGLGVMGRNLLLNIASQKFAAAGLDLDTEKVNSLQQEADSEHTLEATTDVKHFVELIKRPRAIMLLVPAGKPVDSAIQSLLPHLDEGDIIIDGGNTYFTDTDRRFLELSAKGIHFFGMGISGGEQGARFGPSMMPGGDKKAYERLRPIFEAIAAKVDGEPCVEYLGNGSAGNYVKMVHNGIEYGIMQLISEVYDLMKRGYNLDEDTIEKTFEEWNQTDLKSFLIEITGHILKVKEPNGVRLINLISDWAKSKGTGKWTSQNAMDLQVPVPTIDAAVVMRDMSKSKPERIEAATKLIWNGKQTTVNSAEAISALKDALYFSILITYAQGLAQLKTASKEYNYELNLETVTKIWRGGCIIRADVLEDFRKAFATNPNLPNILLDSAIAAKFNETQAGIREVISFAVQKGLPVAGLMNSLAYFDAYRSENLPTNMIQAQRDYFGAHTYERTDLPGTFHTQWND
- the zwf gene encoding glucose-6-phosphate dehydrogenase, which codes for MNNFKNTDPTIIVIFGSSGDLAKRKLFPAFQNLFLDGRMPEKFQIIALGRAEKSNEEFRNYVIENLKSFSRKGALSNEETQKFISHITYLRHDIDKEESYQELESKLNGIDEAFGVRANRLFYLSIAPSFIATISGNMKKLRLAANAKQDRIIIEKPFGYDKSSAIELNEMLSQTFKEEQIYRIDHYLGKETVQNILAFRFGNSMFEPLWSRNFIDFVQITVAEEVGVEERGGFYEGVGALKDMIQNHLLQILCMTAMEAPASLGADDIRNRKADVLKSIRRIKPEEVNHYTVRGQYDEGFIKGNPVPAYRNDKGIAPDSNTETYVAMKIYLDNWRWQGVPFYLRTGKRMQEKQSSIIIQFKPVPHSSFSYDNQGMTPNRLIINIQPAMDIKLQFMTKKPGLSLSLQPAEMIFDYFQCSTMSPEAYETLLSDALAGDPTLFMRWDQVEQAWDAIDTIQEVWKNNAPTDFPNYKAGSWGPEAADELLARQGHAWVANTQNIVK
- the pgl gene encoding 6-phosphogluconolactonase; this translates as MIQIYNTIEAINNKAADIFVAAAQKAILEKGSFTAVLTGGSSPAGIYRLLASAEYKTKIDWSKVFIFWGDERWVPLEDDRSNAKMSFDTLLSHVPIPEKNVFPMYKDGVSAEDYAVTYEESIRTVLGADGKFDLILLGLGDDGHTASLFPGEAVLDEQTKWVAAYRLESQNMHRITLTAPLINKAEKIIVVAFGEKKAPALKEVLYGDYNPNTYPMQLIKPVSGELLFLVDNSAAGINGQNATEAILGLS